The following proteins are co-located in the Castor canadensis chromosome 5, mCasCan1.hap1v2, whole genome shotgun sequence genome:
- the Zbtb20 gene encoding zinc finger and BTB domain-containing protein 20 isoform X2 gives MKKPKTAENQKASEENEITQPGGSSAKPGLPCLNFEAVLSPDPALIHSTHSLTNSHAHTGSSDCDISCKGMTERIHSINLHNFSNSVLETLNEQRNRGHFCDVTVRIHGSMLRAHRCVLAAGSPFFQDKLLLGYSDIEIPSVVSVQSVQKLIDFMYSGVLRVSQSEALQILTAASILQIKTVIDECTRIVSQNVGDVFPGIQDSGQDTPRGTPESGTSGQSSDTESGYLQGHPQHSVDRIYSALYACSMQNGSGERSFYSGAVVSHHETALGLPRDHHMEDPSWITRIHERSQQMERYLSTTPETTHCRKQPRPVRIQTLVGNIHIKQEMEDDYDYYGQQRVQILERNESEECTEDTDQAEGTESEPKGESFDSGVSSSIGTEPDSVEQQFGAGATRDGQAEPTQPEQATEAPAEGGSQPNQLETGASSPERSNEVEMDNTVITVSNSSDKSVLQQPSVNTSIGQPLPSTQLYLRQTETLTSNLRMPLTLTSNTQVIGTAGNTYLPALFTTQPAGSGPKPFLFSLPQPLAGQQTQFVTVSQPGLSTFTAQLPAPQPLASSAGHSTASGQGEKKPYECTLCNKTFTAKQNYVKHMFVHTGEKPHQCSICWRSFSLKDYLIKHMVTHTGVRAYQCSICNKRFTQKSSLNVHMRLHRGEKSYECYICKKKFSHKTLLERHVALHSASNGTPPAGTPPGARAGPPGVVACTEGTTYVCSVCPAKFDQIEQFNDHMRMHVSDG, from the exons GTGACATCAGTTGCAAGGGGATGACCGAGCGCATTCACAGCATCAACCTTCACAACTTCAGCAATTCCGTGCTCGAGACCCTCAACGAGCAGCGCAACCGTGGCCACTTCTGTGACGTGACGGTGCGCATCCACGGGAGCATGCTGCGCGCACACCGCTGCGTGCTGGCAGCTGGCAGTCCCTTCTTCCAGGACAAGCTGCTGCTGGGCTACAGTGACATCGAGATCCCTTCTGTGGTGTCAGTGCAGTCGGTGCAAAAGCTCATTGACTTCATGTACAGCGGCGTGCTGCGAGTCTCGCAGTCAGAAGCTCTTCAGATACTCACAGCCGCCAGCATCCTGCAGATCAAAACAGTCATAGATGAGTGCACGCGCATCGTGTCGCAGAACGTGGGTGATGTGTTCCCAGGCATCCAGGACTCAGGCCAGGACACGCCGAGGGGCACACCTGAGTCCGGCACGTCAGGTCAGAGTAGCGACACGGAATCGGGTTACCTGCAGGGCCACCCACAACACAGTGTGGACAGAATCTACTCTGCGCTCTACGCATGCTCCATGCAGAATGGCAGTGGGGAGCGTTCTTTCTACAGCGGTGCAGTGGTCAGCCACCATGAGACTGCACTTGGCCTGCCCCGCGACCACCACATGGAAGACCCCAGCTGGATCACACGCATCCATGAGCGCTCGCAGCAGATGGAGCGCTACCTGTCCACTACCCCCGAGACCACACACTGCCGCAAGCAGCCCCGGCCAGTGCGCATCCAGACACTGGTGGGCAACATCCACATCAAGCAGGAGATGGAGGACGACTATGACTACTATGGACAGCAAAGGGTGCAGATCCTGGAGCGCAATGAATCCGAGGAGTGCACCGAAGACACCGACCAGGCTGAAGGCACTGAGAGCGAGCCCAAAGGCGAAAGCTTCGACTCTGGAGTCAGCTCCTCCATAGGCACGGAACCCGACTCGGTGGAACAGCAGTTTGGGGCAGGAGCAACACGAGATGGCCAGGCGGAACCCACCCAACCTGAGCAGGCCACAGAAGCCCCAGCTGAGGGGGGCTCTCAGCCAAACCAGCTAGAAACAGGTGCCTCCTCTCCAGAGAGAAGCAACGAGGTAGAGATGGACAACACAGTCATCACTGTCAGCAACAGCTCAGATAAGAGTGTCCTGCAACAGCCTTCAGTCAACACGTCCATCGGGCAGCCATTGCCAAGTACCCAGCTCTACTTACGCCAGACAGAAACCCTCACCAGCAACCTGAGGATGCCTTTGACCTTGACCAGCAACACACAGGTCATTGGCACAGCTGGCAACACCTACCTGCCAGCCCTCTTCACTACCCAGCCTGCGGGCAGCGGCCCCAAACCTTTCCTCTTCAGCCTGCCACAGCCCCTGGCAGGCCAGCAGACCCAGTTTGTGACAGTGTCCCAGCCTGGCCTGTCCACCTTTACTGCACAGCTGCCAGCGCCACAGCCCCTGGCCTCATCCGCAGGCCACAGCACAGCCAGTGGGCAAGGCGAAAAAAAGCCTTATGAGTGCACTCTCTGCAACAAGACTTTCACCGCCAAACAGAACTACGTCAAGCACATGTTCGTACACACAG GTGAGAAGCCCCACCAATGCAGCATCTGTTGGCGCTCCTTCTCCTTAAAGGATTACCTTATCAAGCACATGGTGACACACACAGGAGTGAGGGCATACCAGTGTAGCATCTGCAACAAGCGCTTCACCCAGAAGAGCTCCCTCAATGTGCACATGCGTCTCCACCGGGGGGAGAAGTCCTATGAGTGCTACATCTGCAAAAAGAAGTTCTCCCACAAGACCCTTCTGGAGCGACACGTGGCCCTGCACAGTGCCAGCAACGGGACCCCTCCCGCAGGCACACCCCCAGGTGCCCGCGCTGGCCCCCCGGGTGTGGTGGCCTGCACGGAGGGGACCACTTACGTCTGTTCCGTCTGCCCAGCAAAGTTTGACCAAATCGAGCAGTTCAACGACCATATGAGGATGCATGTGTCTGACGGATAA
- the Zbtb20 gene encoding zinc finger and BTB domain-containing protein 20 isoform X1, which produces MLERKKPKTAENQKASEENEITQPGGSSAKPGLPCLNFEAVLSPDPALIHSTHSLTNSHAHTGSSDCDISCKGMTERIHSINLHNFSNSVLETLNEQRNRGHFCDVTVRIHGSMLRAHRCVLAAGSPFFQDKLLLGYSDIEIPSVVSVQSVQKLIDFMYSGVLRVSQSEALQILTAASILQIKTVIDECTRIVSQNVGDVFPGIQDSGQDTPRGTPESGTSGQSSDTESGYLQGHPQHSVDRIYSALYACSMQNGSGERSFYSGAVVSHHETALGLPRDHHMEDPSWITRIHERSQQMERYLSTTPETTHCRKQPRPVRIQTLVGNIHIKQEMEDDYDYYGQQRVQILERNESEECTEDTDQAEGTESEPKGESFDSGVSSSIGTEPDSVEQQFGAGATRDGQAEPTQPEQATEAPAEGGSQPNQLETGASSPERSNEVEMDNTVITVSNSSDKSVLQQPSVNTSIGQPLPSTQLYLRQTETLTSNLRMPLTLTSNTQVIGTAGNTYLPALFTTQPAGSGPKPFLFSLPQPLAGQQTQFVTVSQPGLSTFTAQLPAPQPLASSAGHSTASGQGEKKPYECTLCNKTFTAKQNYVKHMFVHTGEKPHQCSICWRSFSLKDYLIKHMVTHTGVRAYQCSICNKRFTQKSSLNVHMRLHRGEKSYECYICKKKFSHKTLLERHVALHSASNGTPPAGTPPGARAGPPGVVACTEGTTYVCSVCPAKFDQIEQFNDHMRMHVSDG; this is translated from the exons GTGACATCAGTTGCAAGGGGATGACCGAGCGCATTCACAGCATCAACCTTCACAACTTCAGCAATTCCGTGCTCGAGACCCTCAACGAGCAGCGCAACCGTGGCCACTTCTGTGACGTGACGGTGCGCATCCACGGGAGCATGCTGCGCGCACACCGCTGCGTGCTGGCAGCTGGCAGTCCCTTCTTCCAGGACAAGCTGCTGCTGGGCTACAGTGACATCGAGATCCCTTCTGTGGTGTCAGTGCAGTCGGTGCAAAAGCTCATTGACTTCATGTACAGCGGCGTGCTGCGAGTCTCGCAGTCAGAAGCTCTTCAGATACTCACAGCCGCCAGCATCCTGCAGATCAAAACAGTCATAGATGAGTGCACGCGCATCGTGTCGCAGAACGTGGGTGATGTGTTCCCAGGCATCCAGGACTCAGGCCAGGACACGCCGAGGGGCACACCTGAGTCCGGCACGTCAGGTCAGAGTAGCGACACGGAATCGGGTTACCTGCAGGGCCACCCACAACACAGTGTGGACAGAATCTACTCTGCGCTCTACGCATGCTCCATGCAGAATGGCAGTGGGGAGCGTTCTTTCTACAGCGGTGCAGTGGTCAGCCACCATGAGACTGCACTTGGCCTGCCCCGCGACCACCACATGGAAGACCCCAGCTGGATCACACGCATCCATGAGCGCTCGCAGCAGATGGAGCGCTACCTGTCCACTACCCCCGAGACCACACACTGCCGCAAGCAGCCCCGGCCAGTGCGCATCCAGACACTGGTGGGCAACATCCACATCAAGCAGGAGATGGAGGACGACTATGACTACTATGGACAGCAAAGGGTGCAGATCCTGGAGCGCAATGAATCCGAGGAGTGCACCGAAGACACCGACCAGGCTGAAGGCACTGAGAGCGAGCCCAAAGGCGAAAGCTTCGACTCTGGAGTCAGCTCCTCCATAGGCACGGAACCCGACTCGGTGGAACAGCAGTTTGGGGCAGGAGCAACACGAGATGGCCAGGCGGAACCCACCCAACCTGAGCAGGCCACAGAAGCCCCAGCTGAGGGGGGCTCTCAGCCAAACCAGCTAGAAACAGGTGCCTCCTCTCCAGAGAGAAGCAACGAGGTAGAGATGGACAACACAGTCATCACTGTCAGCAACAGCTCAGATAAGAGTGTCCTGCAACAGCCTTCAGTCAACACGTCCATCGGGCAGCCATTGCCAAGTACCCAGCTCTACTTACGCCAGACAGAAACCCTCACCAGCAACCTGAGGATGCCTTTGACCTTGACCAGCAACACACAGGTCATTGGCACAGCTGGCAACACCTACCTGCCAGCCCTCTTCACTACCCAGCCTGCGGGCAGCGGCCCCAAACCTTTCCTCTTCAGCCTGCCACAGCCCCTGGCAGGCCAGCAGACCCAGTTTGTGACAGTGTCCCAGCCTGGCCTGTCCACCTTTACTGCACAGCTGCCAGCGCCACAGCCCCTGGCCTCATCCGCAGGCCACAGCACAGCCAGTGGGCAAGGCGAAAAAAAGCCTTATGAGTGCACTCTCTGCAACAAGACTTTCACCGCCAAACAGAACTACGTCAAGCACATGTTCGTACACACAG GTGAGAAGCCCCACCAATGCAGCATCTGTTGGCGCTCCTTCTCCTTAAAGGATTACCTTATCAAGCACATGGTGACACACACAGGAGTGAGGGCATACCAGTGTAGCATCTGCAACAAGCGCTTCACCCAGAAGAGCTCCCTCAATGTGCACATGCGTCTCCACCGGGGGGAGAAGTCCTATGAGTGCTACATCTGCAAAAAGAAGTTCTCCCACAAGACCCTTCTGGAGCGACACGTGGCCCTGCACAGTGCCAGCAACGGGACCCCTCCCGCAGGCACACCCCCAGGTGCCCGCGCTGGCCCCCCGGGTGTGGTGGCCTGCACGGAGGGGACCACTTACGTCTGTTCCGTCTGCCCAGCAAAGTTTGACCAAATCGAGCAGTTCAACGACCATATGAGGATGCATGTGTCTGACGGATAA